The region GAAATGATATGAGTCCACGCTTCCCCTCCCACTCATGGATCGACCACCTCTACCTTCACTTCCCACTCCTTGTACAGCGCCTGCCGGTTTTCAGCGACCAACGCAAGAAAATCCTTCAGCTTTCGCTTCGGGATCCTACTCACCTGCCACAGCACATCGTAGTAAGGAGGATCTTCTCCAAAGAAGATTCTCACCTCCCACTCACCGGGTGACTTGGCGTGGAAATGAGGCTCACGATGATCCTGTGACCAGAACCAGCATTGCCATCCAGCCCACTCGACACTGTCGACCCTACCCACAACGCCCCTCACCGCAAAAGAGGCACACGGAGACGAGCTCAACCCTTCGGTGGATGAGGATCATGCCCGTAGCTGCTCTTCTCGCGGATTCGGCCATCGGTGCCATGGATGACCAGCTCGCTACCTTGATTGCGTGCAATCTCTCGCGCACGAGCGATCGCATCGTTCTGGCTTCGTAATCTTACTGTGTCTCTGCTGTTACCCTCACCCCGTACGGCCCATTCCCCGCCTCTGGGGACGACGTGCTGATTCTTG is a window of Longimicrobiaceae bacterium DNA encoding:
- a CDS encoding DUF4160 domain-containing protein, with amino-acid sequence MRGVVGRVDSVEWAGWQCWFWSQDHREPHFHAKSPGEWEVRIFFGEDPPYYDVLWQVSRIPKRKLKDFLALVAENRQALYKEWEVKVEVVDP